Proteins encoded by one window of Lactobacillus sp. ESL0684:
- the fba gene encoding class II fructose-1,6-bisphosphate aldolase: MAYLDNGNQIFKDARKNHYAVGAYNTNNLEWTRAILQAAEETRTPVLIQVSTGAAKYMGGYKVVKDLVEDEMDAMNISVPVVLNLDHGDFESAKECIALGYSSVMFDGHALSTEENLAKTKEIVKLAHERGISVEAEIGKIGENQGSEGGELASVEDAKAFVAAGVDKLACGIGNIHGVYPEGWTGLNFDRLKEIADAVDVPLVLHGGSGIPEEQVKKAISLGISKVNINTEFQLAFQEATRAYFEAHKDEDKAGKGYDPRKLLLPGTEAITNSMKEMIGWLGTPSIDDKVKSAAFDKSSLNEE; this comes from the coding sequence ATGGCATATTTAGATAATGGTAATCAAATCTTTAAAGACGCTCGTAAAAACCATTATGCAGTAGGTGCTTATAACACTAACAACTTGGAATGGACACGTGCAATTTTGCAAGCTGCCGAAGAAACCAGAACTCCAGTATTAATTCAAGTTTCAACTGGAGCTGCTAAGTACATGGGTGGTTACAAGGTTGTTAAGGACTTAGTTGAAGACGAAATGGACGCAATGAACATTTCAGTGCCTGTTGTTTTGAACTTAGACCACGGTGATTTTGAATCAGCTAAAGAATGTATCGCACTTGGCTATTCATCAGTTATGTTTGATGGTCATGCACTTTCAACTGAAGAGAACTTAGCTAAGACTAAGGAAATCGTGAAGTTAGCTCATGAACGTGGCATTTCAGTTGAAGCTGAAATTGGTAAGATTGGTGAAAACCAAGGTAGTGAGGGTGGAGAATTAGCTTCAGTTGAAGATGCTAAGGCTTTCGTTGCTGCTGGTGTTGACAAACTTGCTTGTGGTATTGGTAATATCCACGGAGTTTACCCAGAAGGTTGGACTGGTCTTAACTTTGATCGTTTGAAAGAAATCGCTGATGCTGTTGACGTACCATTGGTACTTCACGGTGGTTCAGGAATTCCTGAAGAACAAGTTAAGAAGGCTATTTCTCTTGGTATTTCAAAGGTTAACATTAACACTGAATTCCAATTGGCTTTCCAAGAAGCTACTCGTGCATACTTTGAAGCTCACAAAGATGAAGATAAAGCTGGTAAAGGCTATGATCCTCGTAAATTGTTGCTTCCAGGTACTGAAGCAATCACTAATTCAATGAAGGAAATGATCGGCTGGCTTGGTACTCCATCAATTGATGACAAGGTTAAGTCTGCAGCATTTGACAAGAGTTCATTGAACGAAGAATAA
- a CDS encoding Fic family protein: MEVYPYGSNKRPYALPFEIPEKMQQLQNWSNQARISLHPVQYATDLHQKFVTIHPFRDGNGRTARLLMNLVLTENGYPVINVNPSKNARDKYMQALASAESPENNSQPFRDLIADYVEKELNNRIDILQLNEKYTKEAEESFKESKINWDKLEQDARAKLKAQKSTSNLKAKD; the protein is encoded by the coding sequence ATTGAAGTATATCCTTATGGCTCAAATAAAAGACCCTATGCACTTCCATTTGAAATTCCAGAAAAGATGCAACAACTACAAAATTGGAGTAATCAAGCTAGAATAAGCTTGCATCCTGTTCAATATGCCACTGATTTACATCAAAAATTTGTTACTATCCACCCATTTAGGGATGGTAATGGTCGTACAGCAAGACTACTAATGAATCTAGTTTTAACCGAAAATGGCTATCCTGTTATCAACGTTAATCCATCAAAAAATGCTAGAGATAAGTACATGCAAGCTTTAGCCAGCGCAGAATCACCGGAAAATAATTCACAGCCATTTAGGGATTTAATTGCTGACTACGTTGAAAAAGAACTAAATAATAGAATTGACATCCTGCAATTAAACGAAAAATATACTAAAGAAGCTGAAGAATCATTTAAGGAAAGTAAAATTAATTGGGATAAACTAGAACAGGATGCCCGAGCAAAACTTAAAGCTCAAAAGTCAACTTCGAATTTAAAAGCAAAAGATTAA
- a CDS encoding RluA family pseudouridine synthase produces MSYYFTLNYPKNLKPCSVSDLLKALLIPRKWRHYLRSDQKVLINGCYRSVNQLVYPNDKIELTLDRVESRQSNYPSSNNLPDIIYEDANLLVINKPAGQKTHPNQGETNTALNDCATYLGQSPYIVHRLDMLTSGLLLVAKNPAVVPILNRELTTKVFQREYLATIAHADKLASTGSIRQPLGHDPHDQRKRMVRADGLAAITHYQVIRYMPDNTALVKLTLETGRTHQIRVHLASLGSPIVGDPLYNSEYQQGELLHLTAYRMSFIKPFSFDKVQIELPNAKRRF; encoded by the coding sequence TTAATTCCGCGCAAATGGCGCCACTACCTGCGCAGTGATCAAAAAGTGCTGATTAACGGTTGCTATCGGTCAGTTAATCAGTTGGTTTATCCTAATGACAAAATTGAACTGACATTAGATCGGGTTGAAAGTCGTCAAAGCAATTATCCATCAAGTAACAATTTGCCCGATATTATTTATGAAGACGCTAATCTATTAGTAATTAACAAGCCAGCTGGTCAAAAGACTCATCCCAATCAAGGTGAAACTAATACTGCATTAAATGACTGCGCTACTTATTTAGGTCAAAGTCCTTATATTGTCCACCGATTAGACATGTTAACTTCTGGTTTATTGTTAGTTGCCAAAAATCCAGCTGTGGTTCCGATTTTAAATCGTGAATTAACCACTAAAGTTTTTCAACGTGAATATTTAGCTACCATCGCGCATGCAGACAAGCTAGCTAGCACAGGTAGTATCAGACAACCATTAGGACATGACCCCCACGACCAACGTAAACGTATGGTGCGAGCTGATGGCTTAGCTGCAATTACGCATTACCAAGTTATCCGATACATGCCGGATAACACGGCTTTAGTTAAGCTTACTTTAGAAACGGGGCGTACTCATCAAATACGGGTTCATCTAGCTAGCCTTGGGTCTCCCATAGTTGGCGATCCTTTGTATAACTCAGAATATCAACAAGGTGAACTCTTACACCTAACAGCCTACCGAATGTCATTCATTAAGCCTTTTTCTTTTGATAAGGTTCAAATAGAGTTACCAAATGCAAAGCGGCGATTTTGA